From the Oryza glaberrima chromosome 5, OglaRS2, whole genome shotgun sequence genome, one window contains:
- the LOC127772490 gene encoding pentatricopeptide repeat-containing protein At3g51320-like, translating to MAPVSPAVMASRPDPGELQAFLRGLRTHHAVLCAHAFLLRRGLLLGHRTTAGILLSAATSASRSAHAHAHAHLLRLLLHHLPPPLPLFSLDNALRALAPRLPFSALLSLFAALLRSHHPAFPARFSFPTLLSKASSSSSPRLHLPSALALHAQLLRRGLLFSPPLHAANALLHFYAAATLLPCARNLFDEMPFRDVASYNTMMTAYAGAVDGIDAARHLFDGMLLRNVVSWNIMINGYVKVKRPEQALEVVRWMAEIGVRGTAVAMVGAATACARLGRLGAGKEVHCAFLRRFEERNLLFSTALVDMYGKCRNVDAARKVFDRLSFRNVVCWNAMIIGHCVYGEPGDGIRLFHDMIGQDDQHGLLPDEVTFIGVLCACTRLALLDDGKAYFEQMSTMYNIKPTFAHYWCMANLYASVGLLEEAEGLLTSMPEELKAHALGGLLGLCRFRGEWELGERIVLRLIELEPSNSVHYALLCNVYASAGRWEDVHRVKAIIKERDEKLSPGHRLVNLNEILHQFRERQPENQEIYGILDGLVSRLKLTSRVNGQIESGVK from the exons ATGGCGCCGGTAAGTCCAGCAGTGATGGCATCCCGGCCGGACCCCGGCGAGCTCCAAGCCTTCCTCCGCGGCCTCCGCACCCACCACGCCGTCCTCTGCGCCcacgccttcctcctccgccgcggcctcctcctcggccaccgcaccaccgccggcatcctcctctccgccgccacctccgcctcgcgatctgcccacgcccacgcccacgcccacctcctccgcctcctcctccaccacctccctccaccCCTCCCGCTCTTCTCCCTCGACAACGCCCTCCGCGCCCTCGCCCCGCGCCTCCCCTTCtccgccctcctctccctcttcgccgccctcctccgctcCCACCACCCCGCCTTCCCTGCCCGCTTCTCCTTCCCCACGCTCCTCTCCaaagcctcctcctcctcctccccgcgtcTCCATCTTCCTTCCGCGCTCGCCCTCCACGCGCAGCTgctccgccgcggcctcctcttCTCGCCCCCGCTCCACGCCGCCAACGCCCTCCTCCATTtctacgccgccgccaccctcctccccTGCGCCCGCAAcctgttcgatgaaatgccctTCAGGGACGTCGCCTCCTACAACACCATGATGACTGCCTACGCTGGCGCCGTCGACGGCATTGACGCCGCACGACacctgttcgacggaatgctTCTGAGGAATGTGGTGTCATGGAACATCATGATCAACGGGTATGTGAAGGTGAAGCGCCCCGAGCAAGCTCTGGAGGTGGTGCGGTGGATGGCGGAGATTGGGGTCAGGGGCACAGCTGTCGCAATGGTTGGGGCAGCCACTGCGTGCGCAAGGCTGGGCAGGTTGGGGGCTGGGAAGGAGGTACATTGTGCTTTCCTGCGCCGTTTTGAGGAGCGTAACCTGCTGTTCTCGACTGCATTGGTCGATATGTATGGAAAGTGTCGGAATGTGGATGCTGCGAGGAAGGTGTTTGATCGGCTGAGCTTTAGGAATGTTGTTTGCTGGAACGCAATGATCATCGGCCATTGTGTGTATGGAGAACCTGGTGATGGGATTCGATTGTTTCATGACATGATTGGACAAG ACGATCAACATGGGCTGCTACCAGACGAAGTCACTTTCATTGGTGTCCTCTGCGCGTGTACCCGTCTAGCTCTCTTGGATGACGGGAAGGCATATTTTGAGCAGATGAGCACCATGTACAACATCAAGCCAACATTTGCACATTATTGGTGCATGGCCAATCTGTATGCAAGTGTTGGGCTTCTGGAAGAAGCTGAGGGTCTCTTAACGAGTATGCCAGAGGAGTTGAAGGCACATGCATTGGGTGGTTTGCTTGGGTTGTGCCGGTTCCGAGGGGAGTGGGAACTGGGGGAGCGGATAGTCCTGAGGTTGATTGAGTTGGAACCAAGCAATAGTGTTCACTATGCCCTGCTGTGCAATGTGTATGCTTCTGCGGGGAGATGGGAAGATGTTCATAGGGTGAAGGCTATCATAAAGGAAAGAGACGAGAAGCTCAGTCCTGGACATCGCCTGGTGAACTTAAACGAGATTCTTCATCAATTTAGGGAGAGGCAACCTGAGAATCAAGAAATATATGGAATCTTGGATGGCTTGGTGTCAAGACTGAAGTTAACAAGCAGAGTAAATGGGCAAATTGAATCTGGAGTTAAATAG